A genomic region of Carassius carassius chromosome 13, fCarCar2.1, whole genome shotgun sequence contains the following coding sequences:
- the LOC132156388 gene encoding ras-related protein Rab-27A-like: MSEGDYDYLIKFLALGDSGVGKTSFLYQYTDGKFNSKFITTVGIDFREKRVVYKSNGPDGTVGRGQRIHIQLWDTAGQERFRSLTTAFFRDAMGFLLLFDLTNEQSFLDVRNWMSQLQTHAYCENPDIVLCGNKSDLEDQRAVEAVNARELAEKYGVPYFETSAANGENVSRAVEVLLDLIMKRMERCVDKSWIPDGMVRTNGHSTSDLAEPRDAEQSKCGC, encoded by the exons ATGTCCGAGGGGGACTATGATTACCTCATCAAGTTCCTCGCGCTGGGGGACTCTGGGGTGGGAAAGACCAGCTTCCTGTACCAGTACACGGATGGCAAATTCAACTCCAAATTCATCACCACAGTGGGAATAGACTTCAGAGAAAAACGAGTG GTGTACAAATCCAATGGTCCTGATGGGACAGTCGGGAGAGGACAGAGGATTCACATTCAGCTGTGGGACACGGCCGGACAGGAGAG ATTTCGGAGTTTGACCACAGCGTTCTTCAGGGATGCCATGGGCTTCCTGTTACTCTTTGACCTCACGAATGAGCAGAGCTTCCTTGATGTGCGGAACTGGATGA GTCAGCTGCAGACGCATGCGTACTGTGAGAATCCCGACATCGTCTTGTGCGGAAACAAGTCGGACCTTGAGGACCAGCGCGCGGTGGAAGCGGTGAATGCACGGGAACTGGCAGAGAAATACGG AGTCCCGTACTTCGAGACGAGCGCTGCGAACGGTGAGAACGTAAGTCGTGCCGTGGAGGTCCTGCTAGATCTGATCATGAAGCGCATGGAGAGATGTGTGGACAAATCCTGGATCCCCGATGGGATGGTTCGCACCAACGGCCACAGCACCAGCGATCTGGCAGAGCCACGTGACGCCGAGCAGAGCAAGTGCGGCTGCTAA